The region taagtcaaaacttagaaaaaccataacttctttatacgaagtcagattttgacattctttttatgcacgctcacggtttaacgaaatctacgactttcgtttagatcgctaaggctaaatatcgctctaacgtaaattcactatttacgtcgcgttgtgtcgtgccggttctgtcgcgaaactttgacatgttataacttcttcgttataactcggatttcggcattctttatatgtacgaaatccttgtaacatatactacaacttagttaagattattcattataaataatcttctatcaaaaaatcatttttgacgcttatcgtctctaaattgactagccctgatctacggacgttacaataAATATATGGTAACACCGAATGGAAAATGGAGGATAAGGGTATAACAGGAATAAAGATATATTATTTTAGTGTTTGAATGTAAATTAATATCTTAATATGATGGTTGAATTACAACATTTTTAACTTTAAATTGAAATCATAACTAAAGGTTATTGATATTGTTGgatggattttttttaaatgttaagtATGATTTTAAGGTTTAGGGGCAGAAATGTAATTTTATTTGGGATAAAATAAAGAAGGAAGATTCGAATTTACCTTTTGAAGGTATCAATAAACTCCTAAATTTATGTGATTTATTTTAATTTGATTACAATTAGATGCATGAAACCTTTAAGTAAAGAAACATAAGGGTAAAAGGGTAATTCGACTTAGGAAACTAGAAAAGCATTGGGCTGGAAAAACAATTCAACAATAGATATTGAGATGACATGTGTACTAAAATGATTCTTTTTGCATGATACTTCCATTTTTCTCCGAAggctaaatcattaatttagtatGGACAATGTTCATCAGAAGGGTAAATcagtaatttaatttaaaaatggatCAAATCGGTTGTTGCTACTATTTCTGTTTGTTTGATTATCTCGACTTGGTTACTGTTTCTAACCTTATTGTCGACTATACTAACTTCATATTATATCATTTTTAGGAATGTACTTTTAAAATACATTGTTATATCATTTTTAAGAGTAACCTGTTGtgattttttcatgttttaaatgtcacttttaatttatcttttattCACTATTAAGTGGATAGATTTTATAAACAATTTAATCTAGAAAAGGTTAAACTATAATTATTCTAATTTGTATATATTTCTATACAGTAAATACAACCATTCAAAGATTGCTTTCTATGACTAACAAAATTATGTTTCTATTTTTGAAATCTCATAAAACATTACATAAGGTTTTTTGGCTTAACACATTACATCATTCACTCTTGATTAAGTCAAACAAAACAACAATGTATAACTTTTCATATTAAATGCTTAACCTATTAACTTTGACTCGATCCTCAACAACCTCTATAAACTACAATAGCTGTGGTTTTATTTTACaaattatagcaacatacttaccaTGAagaaaaaactttaattttaaaataaaacttaGTTTTTTAACGGTAACAACAATATAAAACACTTGATATCaacatgtaacatccggattcccatgtataatattttagtcctttatttttggaagttgtgaggagactcggtgagttggtgtttaaactcgccgagtatggtcacggattcgtatccgggttcacagccggacttggcgagtccatgagtggactcggtgagtccatactGTTTAATAAatccctaatttcttgggtttgggagctatttaaaggcccttagggccgtcatttgcggctaccaaaccccagagagaaaccctaagagatctagagcgtttgtgaggaaggagaggtcattcttgatccttttgttggtgtatttgaaagtaggaggtgaccaaggcaagatgaggctgaaggaggtgcgattttggtgaatTCTGAGTTCATAgagatcatattgaggtatttgttcggaccttcttcagttttggtgttgattcttagagttagggttttctaacccctttagaggatggataagtGGAGCAATTGGTACCTTCTCGggtctatgctttggatctggacccaaagaggtccagagaccttaacccttggagctttatgagttattttgggagccatgagcttggaatgccatttttggggctaaatcaccaagttagaccatttagatgttatatgagtgtcaaggtctgaacttttcgtgattatcatgcttgggaaggccatatCTATGAATttgaggaacagatctgacctcatgaggtctatggagtttgtgcatggcatgaactcgctgagtccaaagatcagactcggcgagtaggatgagggtttcccgtaaatcactcagtgagtagacttaccgagttggggaaataactcggtgagtcagggagagttaggggactggagttcaaggcggaactcgccgagttgttcttgagactcggcgagttgagtcggggtggccctgtgattcatgccaggtgtaactcgtcgagtaaggggaaggactcgacgtgccaagagagggactaagagagtcagtggacacgtgtagactcgccgagtcgcccaagtgcactcgacgagtcgggtcaaagtttgaccgttgacttttgttgacttttagggtttggtcaacagtgaggcctttaagccaagagaggggtaaaatggtcttttacccttctgagggtgttaagaaaggtttgagtatagttctatttatgagagtatttacttttgtgattaggcggaggctagatcacagtTCTACCGAGTCAaagacttaccgagacacctgaggtgagtcttctcactatacattacctagagtggtatctatgtgcagactggagggtcttatatgttacgtatgagattatgtgctatgtgatatatgtatgttgtatgatgatatagaccggaccggagggtccaacgagctatgagcggaccagagggtccaacgagctatggtttggagggttccgctgagacacatcgaccggagggtcgtacagtagcctcgagtggcgtatgtgttgtatgtggtattttgggaaactcactaagcatttatgcttacagttgttgtgttatgtgtttcaggtactagcaaggaccgtggaaaggcgccgtcGTGATTcatacacactagagagagagattttgattttgtgatcttgggatattttttgtttcaaaaactAATATTGGAAATATTTGAGAATGTTTTTACCTGAAtttggttgatgaaaaatgaaaattttgttttgaaatttacgttgttacacaacATCCTTGACTACCGGTTTCTCTGAATATTAATACATGAACCATATCAAAAGTAGACTAAGAAGTTAGAATCTAAATTATGAATTATCTTATTTCCTTGAATATCAAATTTACGGTATTATAGacaaattttttatttgattcttaaGCTTTATATGTGGTCGTATTTATATGGTAGAATCAAATTGCATAATTAcaattaacattttttattaaaCTTTATATGTAGGTATGAAAcaattataaatatatttttgaagGAAAATTGTTCAAAATAATTCGCATAATCTAAATATatgttaatttagtttatttccTACACTTTCCTATAACATTGGACTTTATTTGTCATGTTATATTCAAAAGATGAGTTATTAGAACAGGCACCTTAGGCGTTTGACGAAATGTCTCAAAGAATTTGACAAAAGTTCTTTACGCTCACCTCACAACCTtgtataaattttggttttatttttttctagatttttagCATCATGTGTTTTTGTTGTTTGCAACTTTGTAGTGTTGCATGCTTTTTTTTGTCTCGTCCTTAGGTTTTTATATCTCTGAGGCTTcattttttatatgtaatgtaaattATCGATTCAATCTATTGCATTTTGTTATGACTTTTATCAACATGATAAGATTATAATAAATTGTccatttcttgatcttttagAAAAAGATGTTCTAACCGGATTACCATCTATGATTGTGGTCTTCTATTTTGTTGATTAAGCGTTCTATGATTTGGCTAGGATGAGTTTTACGGATGTTTGGCCTGATAACTGTTCCTGTCATCAAAAAAATACATCCAACAAAAAAGTGAATGacgattttttaaattaatacattTATCTAACTTTAAAGGatcttttttcaactttgatGACATGTAACAGAGTTTTGGTTGAAAATTTCAATTTTTCGGCATATAACGGGTTATGACTTAAATATTGATATTAGATATTTGAGCAATCATGTTTTCTTCGGTTCTTAAATTATTTTGCAGAAAGTGGTCTAATTTGGTATTATTGATCTCACAAAAGGCAAGTGTCATGTCTCTTTTAGCGTATCCATTGAGTTTAAAAGTTTGTTGTCTATATTTGTTTTTAAAAACATGTTAAATcttgatttaatgaaaacaaATCACCAGGTAGTAAAGGTGCAAAAAGAGCAAAGTGTTAAATATAGGATGTTCATGGCTATGTCAAACCAAGATAAAATTCTAAAGTAACAAATGATAAATTCAAAAGGTAAGTACTTCTAATGcaaaatatatattatgtttCCCAAATAAATAACCAAAAACTAACATCTTCCCCAAATAAATTACATTTTAACTAACATCAATAAATTATGATTACACTGTCttgatttttaattatacattatagGGAGCCGGTTAATATATAGTTAATATTTTTGTATTCGTATCGATTTTGAACTACAAAAGCtatattcaaataataaaaatgaaatggaACATATACGATGGTAATAATGCGAAAATAACCTTCAAATTTGGTCTGATACAAAAAATTGTCTAaaacttatttctaaaagtaacAAGAAATAACAACGAACTTTCAAAAAGAAATGAGAAATTGCaatgaatttttcaaaactatcAAGAATGTATAATATAGGATGATAATAATGCTAAAAAACACCGAGTTTGGTCCGATgcgaaaaaaataattttatatgaaAGTAAGATTGCGGTAATACTAAAATAACCTATATGTTTTTTATCTGATGCAAAAGTGGTTGAAACATACTTCTAAACCGACAAGAAACAGCAATGAACTTTTAATTCATCCTGGATAACCATTTAATAGCTATATCTAAAAGATATGAATACTCAGCAGTTAAGACCACATACCTTACTCAAACGTCCACATATGTCTTGAAGTAAACATTCTTTTTtccattattttattattatcataaaataaataaaaaaaaagatatcCTCATGTGTTTAAATTGTTtaatttgtatcataataacaagtaagttgtgtgttaattatgtattttgacattttcaatGAGTCACGAACAATAATTAAATCGAGCAAACATaactatttttatatttatttgttagagtttctttatatttaatattgtggGGGGTTTATGTGGTTCATTTCgaatgaacataaataaactgcTATTTTTCGAAATAAACAATTATATTTCGCAATATagccataaaataacaatgtattttaaaAGTACGTCGTCAAATGCTGGATTATACTTGTGTAGACCCGTTTTCGCGCATGGTAAGCTATATGTAGTTGTTTCCCGTGTCACAAGTAAAAATGGTCTGAAGTTACTTTGTGACGAAGACgatcgttcaactaataaaaaaaatattgtctacAAAGAAGTTTTTcaacaattatatatatttacCGATTTCAATGTATTTTTtatacatttcaataataccactaaccctgtttttttttttaattattttgcaatatctatatacatttatattttatttatacgttCCCCCGCATTTAACACGGATCATAATCTAGTTCTTACTGATAACTCATTCTTTAAGTtcaaaaatgaaataattatatcTTCTTATCTTtgttagttttatggaaactaattaaacttTGGTTTAAAATACTATGATTTTGCTATGTTTATTGCTATAAAGTTTATCGTCGTTTTAAAAATCTTTCAGTTTATATAATTTAATTCATTACACGTTAAAGTCtaagagatttttttttttctgaatcgTCCTAGATATTTGAATCCTCATGAGTAACCCTAGTCGAGATTGATACAAATGTTACAGTCTAATTTTTagaatttgatgatgacaaactTTGTAATAATCCGAACTTGTAAATTCTAACAAATCTATAAGTTCGAACAACATCGTATCTCAACCTAAGTAGCTGATTTAGAGTGTGCCTTAACTTCATATTAAGTAATTTATGATATACATTTGTTTGATAGAAAGCTACAACTTAATTTGTTTCATTATACAATATTTAAGTAGGAAAAGCCAGGTTTTGAGTTCGATTAACCCTAGCTTCCTAATGAATAGCATAAGTACTCTACAAGAGATGAAATCCACCAAAATGATGATATCGAAATCGTGAATAAtgacatgaaaaatgaaatgaaattgtATAAGTCAAAGATACAAGTTGAAGTTTTAATCATTAGACTTGAATTGGAAAAATAAATAAGCCAAACATATTGTAATGAAATCCAGTTATATATCCTTCCAACACTTTGAACTTTCTCAAACAAACACCCTTATTTTTTTGCGGCAAGTCATTGTAGGAAGGTGTAGTAGAAATATATGAAAGAACATTAGACAAATAGAAAGAAGTTGAGACATGATGTGTTGCACATAGGGTCTTTAAAACAAAGTTGTCCCATTATCAAAACGTTTGTTTCTTAGATAAAACAGCTACAACAATCTTTATAGAATGCTTGAACCAAACCATGCATGAACTTTACCTTAGCAACAACAAGGAAACACAGTAGCAGAGGGAGAAGAAAAGAGAGTAAAATCGTTTTTTGATGAGTAAAAATAGTTACAGGGAAGttgtatttatataataaaatttgTAACTAGTCTTGTTGAATCAAACGTAACTGATCGAAAATGGAACAAAATACTGAAACAAAAATTTGTATTTAATTccatttttaattaaaactaaaaatgttatcaaattttcataaaaaatacTAGAACTTTTTTTATTAAGCACGTACAAAAGAGAGTTTGGTGTTGTTTGCTCTTGTAATCTTTAGAAATctttatacatataaatacattttcttttcactccaacaaataCGAGACAAATTTAAACCCATTCAATCACTTAAACATCTTTTTCAATCACCACTCATAGAACTGTTTTGAACGTTCTATATATCAAAAGGACGATGATACAAATGAGAACACAAATACATAACTATTTAGCTATTTTTAGATTATGCAAGGTCCATAATTTATGTTCAAAAtggacaaaactttttttttccaaGGGTAAATGCCTCTCTAGATGTGAAGTTAGCAAACTTTTCTTCCTCTCGGAAATTATGTTACAATTTGAGTAGAGTTTAGAGTTAGCAAAAACGGACCATGATATATTAGCATGTTAAAACTTAAAACATATGAGGCTAGATTAGGTGGATATGTGAACGTtattttgttattgttttgtattttaTGTTACATCTAATCTAcacatgtatttatttttttaactaaaaatGTTAGTTACATCCACTTGACTCTTTTAAATAGGAAAGATTCCACCATTCCAATTAACTTTTCAAACACGCGGGTGTGTCACTGATTCTCACTTCTAGTCAAATCTATATGTTGAAATGCGTTGAATAAATTCTACATATGTATTTATGTCTATGTATATATAGAGCGATCGATACACTCCTCAGCATTCGTGCTTTCTTCTTTTATTGCATGAGCTTACAGGAGACAAAAAGGGCAGTGATGAAGCtcgctttcttcttcttcttcactctctATACTCTTCTTGGAGCTTACAATGCTCGTCATTTACATGGTATTCAATTAATTGACTCATTTTTCGAattcatagcttcattacttaaTTAACCTCTATAGCTAGCTAGTTTCTGTATTAATTGTGGTGGTTTTGCTAATTTGTTCTCAGATGGATGTGTATACCATAGCTTTAATGGACGACCACCTGCTAAGACGTCGGAGATAATTCAGATGGTAACCGGTGAAGAAGAACCCCagtcaccaccacctcctccactttCATCGTCACAGGAACAGACCAATTACAGCCGAGACAATCTGGAAGGACGCCCTTCACCTAAAATACCACCGTCTGATGGCCAAACGATTTACGGCGGAGATAACCCAGAAGCAAGATTACCGTCAGAAGGCCAGACTGTATACGGCGGTGACAAACTGGAAGGATCACCTTCACCTGTAGGACCATTGCCTGAAGGCCAGACAAATCATGGTAGAACTAACCCAAAAGCACCACCGCCACCAAAAGTAGCACCGTCTCGGGGTCAATCGACTTACGGCGGAGAGAATCCAAACTCAAACAGTCCGACCATATATGGTGGAGCCAAGAAGAGGCTAGCAGGTATATATGTATACGATCTTTTACGTTTATATCaaattattagtttaaaattttcgACCAACTAACAATAAAAATCCTAATGAATTTGTAAACTTTATCATTTCCACAGATTTTCTAGCTCAAATAATTCCGTCATACGATGAGATTGTATACGGCCGGGATTATCTAAACGCTCGGCCATCACCTAAAGGAGGACCGAGTGAGGGTGACGCGGTTTACGGTAGAGATAACCCGAAAGCACCACCACCACCGGTAGCGCCGTGTCGGGGAGCTCCGCCGTCATTAAAACCAGATAGTGCAAAGGACCGGTCAACATACGGCCGTGATGACCCAACAACACCACCGATTCCGGACCCAAATGATCCAGAAAACCAAGGAATGTATGGTAGAGTTGCCCCGAGTGTACCAACCCCTCCACAACCAGCTGACCCAACACGGCCGATGTTAGTCGATGGCGGGAGGCGGGAGGAATGGAAATTCGCTTCGAGCTCTGGCGTTTAGTTGTGACATTCAAATAAAACAAGATGATCAGTTGCTCTCTATTGCCTCTTTACACCACTAGAATATTTAATAATTGGTGCTGACGTGGAATTTAATTATTTGACAGATGtaaccttttatttttatttttttgtgtatttgaCTAAAATAGTTTTGTTAAACAAAATAGAATAATAGAATAATAGAATATATGTTCGTATTCGTTTCTTTATAAATTTAATAGAGACACGAATTAAAGGGCGACTATGTAACGTCGCTTCAAAATTTTAATAGAGACACGATTTCAAGGGGAGATTATTATGTAACGTGTAATACGTATGGATATGAATAAAGGGACGGCTATGTAAAGTCTAATATGTATCGATATGAAAACTCAGAAAAGATTTATACCTATCGAATAGTTTTGAGAATTTGACTTATCACgataattatttttttgttttcttcgtCTAGGTAATttagtattttttaaatatttaggtAAATTTTTTTGGAAGTGTATGACCAGGGTCGAAGCCAGGATTTAAGAATAACGGGGGTTGCGCATAGATCCATAGGGCCACTAATGGATACTTTAATTTTTGAAGTTGCTATGGCCTAAGTTTAGTACATAATCGTCTAATCTTTTCATGTTGGTTACTTGGATAGTTGGATAGCTTAAGATTGAATGTCGTTTTCCTGGATTACGAATCAAAAAATCTAATTTTACCCCTCCTATATCTGGAATATCACTTTATTCTGGTTCAATATTATTGTACTCTTCCATGTTAGTATTCATATGAGGTTGTGGGTGTGCATTATGAATATCCTATTTAGTATT is a window of Lactuca sativa cultivar Salinas chromosome 1, Lsat_Salinas_v11, whole genome shotgun sequence DNA encoding:
- the LOC111910375 gene encoding uncharacterized protein LOC111910375, whose protein sequence is MSLQETKRAVMKLAFFFFFTLYTLLGAYNARHLHDGCVYHSFNGRPPAKTSEIIQMVTGEEEPQSPPPPPLSSSQEQTNYSRDNLEGRPSPKIPPSDGQTIYGGDNPEARLPSEGQTVYGGDKLEGSPSPVGPLPEGQTNHGRTNPKAPPPPKVAPSRGQSTYGGENPNSNSPTIYGGAKKRLADFLAQIIPSYDEIVYGRDYLNARPSPKGGPSEGDAVYGRDNPKAPPPPVAPCRGAPPSLKPDSAKDRSTYGRDDPTTPPIPDPNDPENQGMYGRVAPSVPTPPQPADPTRPMLVDGGRREEWKFASSSGV